In Tursiops truncatus isolate mTurTru1 chromosome 9, mTurTru1.mat.Y, whole genome shotgun sequence, a single genomic region encodes these proteins:
- the ASIC3 gene encoding acid-sensing ion channel 3 isoform X7 has translation MTCTGPGPHCWAWSPPSTPPTCVPWAGPPRRPASCPAPPSTWPGSTPGPGTPSRTCCWPAATEAGCVGPRTSPRQEAVLLGPLPAAQLDCSMQGHASQPGALTPAGSGPKVFTRMGQCYSFNSGAEGAELLTTPKGGMGNGLEVLLDVQQDEYLPVWRDTEETPFEVGIRVQIHSQEEPPLVDQLGFGAAPGYQTFVSCQKQQLSFLPPPWGDCSSVSLDPDFEPEPSGPLDPPRPSLGPSPPYSLIGCRLACESRYVARKCGCRMMHMPGGAPVCSPQQYKDCAHPALDAMLQKDACTCPNPCASTRYAKELSMVRMPSRAAARYLARKHNRSEAYIAENVLMLDIFFEALNYETVEQKKAYEMSELLGDIGGQMGLFIGASLLTVLEILDYLCEVFRDRVLGYFWNRKRSQRHSSANLLQEGLGSQRTPVPHLSLGSRAVVRVSPGLPPLPVPSPRRSLPLNAPATSSPSSRWGVCVFRAAP, from the exons ATGACCTGCACTGGGCCGGGCCCGCACTGCTGGGCCTGGAGCCCACCGAGCACGCCGCCTACCTGCGTGCCCTGGGCCGGCCCCCCGCGCCGCCCGGCTTCATGCCCAGCCCCACCTTCGACGTGGCCCGGCTCTACGCCCGGGCCGGGCACGCCCTCGAGGACATGCTGCTGGCCTGCCGCTACCGAGGCTGGCTGTGTGGGCCCGAGAACTTCACCACG CCAGGAAGCTGTCCTCCTCGGGCCCCTCCCTGCTGCTCAGCTGGACTGCAGCATGCAAGGTCACGCCTCCCAGCCAGGGGCACTCACCCCGGCTGGCTCTGGGCCCAAG gtCTTCACCCGCATGGGGCAGTGCTACAGCTTCAACTCCGGCGCCGAAGGCGCAGAGCTGCTCACCACTCCCAAGGGCGGCATGGGCAACGGGCTGGAGGTGCTGCTGGACGTGCAGCAGGATGAGTACCTGCCCGTGTGGAGGGACACGG AGGAGACGCCGTTTGAGGTGGGGATCCGAGTGCAGATCCACAGCCAGGAGGAGCCGCCGCTCGTTGACCAGCTGGGCTTCGGGGCGGCCCCTGGCTACCAGACCTTTGTGTCCTGCCAGAAGCAGCAA CTGAGCTTCCTGCCGCCGCCCTGGGGTGACTGCAGCTCTGTCTCTCTGGACCCCGACTTTGAGCCGGAACCCTCTGGTCCTCTGGACCCCCCCAGGCCCAGCCTAGGCCCCAGCCCTCCCTATAGTCTAATAGGGTGTCGCCTGGCCTGCGAGAGCCGCTACGTGGCTCGGAAGTGCGGCTGCCGAATGATGCATATGCCAG GCGGCGCGCCGGTGTGCAGCCCCCAGCAGTACAAGGACTGTGCCCACCCGGCGCTGG ACGCCATGCTGCAGAAGGACGCGTGCACCTGTCCCAACCCATGCGCCAGCACGCGCTACGCCAAGGAGCTCTCCATGGTGCGGATGCCGAGCCGCGCCGCCGCCCGCTACCTGGCCCGGAAGCACAACCGCAGCGAGGCCTACATCGC GGAGAACGTGCTGATGCTGGACATCTTCTTTGAGGCCCTCAACTACGAGACGGTGGAGCAGAAGAAGGCCTACGAAATGTCGGAGCTGCTCG GTGACATTGGGGGCCAGATGGGGCTGTTCATCGGCGCCAGCCTGCTCACTGTCCTTGAGATCCTGGACTACCTCTGTGAG GTGTTCCGGGACAGAGTCCTGGGATACTTCTGGAACCGAAAGCGCTCCCAAAGGCACTCCAGCGCCAACCTG CTTCAGGAAGGGCTGGGCAGCCAACGAACCCCAGTTCCCCACCTCAGCCTGGGCTCCAG GGCCGTGGTCCGTGTCTCCCCaggcctcccacccctccctgtgCCGTCACCAAGACGCTCTCTTCCTCTCAACGCACCTGCTACCTCGTCACCCAGCTCTAGATGGGGCGTCTGCGTCTTCAGGGCCGCACCCTGA